From Daphnia pulicaria isolate SC F1-1A chromosome 4, SC_F0-13Bv2, whole genome shotgun sequence, one genomic window encodes:
- the LOC124337003 gene encoding uncharacterized protein LOC124337003, which yields MAKLELFLIHLSLSLLFSVWQTSAALSLEDQVKRLTENYVRLNEVVATKNVQLETKVMALETKVAALEAKNVKLETKVQHHDILVEKLARLEIALQQAEGQRTSQLSVKNSMPRTCREARAADPSLNSGMYWIDPDGQGVGDDPIYVYCDMAKGSTAILHDSESPMDVGHCADPGCYSRTIRYNASSRQISALAELSAECHQSIKYDCNFAPLELNAITYAWWNDRNGNAKTFWAGDNTDVHLCQCGLDGNCVDPFTKCNCDSAASVPLTDDGVITDKQVLPVTRLNYGRTQLETSSGIHQLGRFECTGQVAVTGMPTSCEDLWRMGHTLSGLYSVVGAKMVERVYCDFTKLPNDAGFQRWIGFEDVKSSPTYFYVKKTLPFNQVGVPVPFEIVELNVGGAMNETTWIFTAPRPGQYFFSASGIAFLPSSTSWVFLFMRLMKNGNPMSGGHADETNTPGEYETFSLQSTLSLQAGDQIWLEIANISPGVTLHNSLNGYTNFNGYLIEEDISESLTTFV from the exons ATGGCTaaattggaattatttttaatccaTTTGAgtctttctttgttattttcggTTTGGCAGACCAGCGCTGCTCTCAGTCTGGAAGACCAAGTGAAACGACTAACTGAAAATTAT GTAAGGTTAAATGAAGTTGTGGCGACAAAGAATGTTCAACTAGAAACCAAAGTTATGGCACTGGAGACCAAAGTTGCGGCACTGGAGGCCAAAAACGTTAAACTGGAAACTAAAGTTCAACATCAC GATATTTTAGTGGAGAAATTGGCTCGGCTAGAAATCGCTCTGCAACAAGCAGAAGGTCAAAGAACAAGTCAATTATCCGTTAAAAATTCTATGCCCAGAACTTGTCGAGAGGCTCGGGCAGCGGATCCATCGCTGAATTCCGGCATGTACTGGATCGATCCTGACGGCCAAGGAGTTGGCGATGACCCGATTTACGTCTACTGTGACATGGCAAAAG GATCGACTGCTATTCTGCACGACAGTGAGTCGCCGATGGATGTTGGCCATTGCGCTGATCCTGGATGTTATTCCAGGACGATCAGGTACAACGCCAGTAGTCGGCAAATTTCAGCGCTAGCTGAACTCTCCGCCGAATGTCATCAATCAATTAAA TACGATTGCAATTTTGCACCGCTGGAACTCAATGCCATCACATACGCCTGGTGGAATGACAGAAACGGAAATGCCAAAACATTTTGGGCCGGTGACAACACGGACGTCCATCTTTGCCAGTGCGGATTGGATGGAAATTGCGTCGATCCTTTCACCAAATGCAACTGCGATTCCGCCGCTTCAGTGCCATTAACCGATGACG GAGTCATCACTGATAAGCAAGTTCTGCCCGTCACGAGACTCAATTATGGCCGAACTCAACTGGAAACTTCATCCGGGATTCATCAACTAGGACGTTTCGAATGTACCGGCCAAGTTGCCGTCACTGGAATGCCAACGTCGTGCGAAGACCTCTGGCGGATGGGACACACTTTGAGCGGATTATATTCCGTCGTGGGAGCTAAAATGGTCGAAAGGGTCTACTGTGATTTCACCAAGTTACCAAATGACGCGG GTTTCCAGCGCTGGATCGGGTTTGAAGATGTCAAATCAtcaccaacttatttttacgtCAAGAAAACCTTACCATTTAATCAAGTTGGAGTTCCAGTTCCATTCGAGATTGTGGAATTGAATGTAGGAGGAGCCATGAACGAAACGACCTGGATTTTCACGGCACCTCGCCCGGgccaatattttttctctgcaTCTGGAATTGcatttcttccatcttctACATCTTGGGTTTTCTTATTTATGCGACTGATGAAGAATGGTAATCCCATGTCGGGTGGTCACGCTGATGAGACCAACACCCCAGGTGAATACGAGACATTTTCTCTGCAATCAACTCTAAGTTTGCAAGCGGGGGATCAAATATGGTTAGAGATTGCAAATATTTCCCCGGGGGTAACACTTCATAACTCACTTAATGGTTACACTAACTTTAATGGATATCTCATTGAAGAAGATATTTCCGAGTCACTGACcacatttgtttga
- the LOC124337704 gene encoding uncharacterized protein LOC124337704: protein MPAVLSHVRHTLEKEPLSSDYSISVNHSLLLVRNILNASERSTQMADIVFDIGERQDQQQDQLVRILLTQGLDRLLISLLACAHKERFWIKSLPELHFVEEIKDWEPLGTPTPRGKVVPLKQTAKTLTLHLHNGQFVKRGGTFFWFFYGNFHGSEFKNCVVRSAIQKEVRKVFPNADAEFDMNVQLWFDNQPSSSVVRNTEAQRAF, encoded by the exons ATGCCAGCCGTTCTCAGTCACGTTCGCCACaccttagaaaag GAGCCGTTGTCGAGCGATTATAGCATTTCGGTGAATCATTCCCTGTTACTCGTACGAAACATCCTGAACGCTTCCGAACGATCTACTCAGATGGCGGACATAGTCTTTGATATTGGCGAACGACAGGATCAACAGCAGGACCAACTGGTGCGAATATTATTGACCCAGGGACTGGATCGTCTCCTCATCAGCTTACTGGCCTGCGCCCACAAg GAAAGATTTTGGATCAAGTCTTTACCAGAACTACACTTTGTTGAAGAAATTAAAGATTGGGAACCGTTGGGAACACCAACACCGCGAGGAAAGGTGGTACCACTAAAGCAAACTGCTAAAACTCTAACATTGCACCTCCATAATGGGCAATTCGTAAAACGTGGTGGTAcgtttttctggtttttctaTGGGAATTTCCACGGATCGGAGTTCAAAAATTGTGTAGTCCGCTCCGCAATTCAAA aAGAAGTTCGTAAAGTGTTTCCTAATGCAGACGCCGAATTTGATATGAATGTTCAATTATGGTTCGACAACCAACCATCTTCATCAGTAGTCAGAAACACCGAAGCTCAAAGAGCT TTTTAA
- the LOC124337173 gene encoding protein Wnt-2b-B-like, which yields MNLHNNRVGRKALHKLMRHQCKCHGVSGACNVRTCWTTLPEFREVGAYLKEKYDASLEVSSDPSGTTLITADHLNDNRKSLKTNPPQVHDLVYLEHSSDYCSFDPLTGSIGTAGRPCNKTSKGIDGCDLLCCGRGYDTRRVLVSTPCNCTFKWCCSVECKTCTQWKDEHFCKPLQSFELNKFNATKQQQQQNQKKK from the exons ATGAACCTCCACAACAACCGAGTCGGTCGAAAG GCTCTTCACAAATTGATGCGGCACCAATGCAAATGCCACGGAGTGTCGGGTGCCTGCAACGTCCGCACTTGCTGGACGACACTTCCGGAATTCCGCGAAGTCGGCGCTTACCTGAAGGAGAAATACGACGCCTCGCTGGAGGTCAGCTCCGACCCGTCGGGCACGACGCTCATCACGGCCGACCATCTCAACGACAACCGCAAGAGTCTCAAGACCAATCCGCCGCAAGTTCACGATCTCGTCTACCTGGAACACTCGTCCGATTACTGCTCCTTTGATCCGCTCACTG gttcgATCGGGACGGCCGGAAGACCGTGCAATAAAACATcgaaaggaattgacggatgCGATTTGCTGTGCTGCGGGCGTGGTTACGACACGAGGCGAGTGCTGGTGTCGACGCCGTGCAATTGCACGTTCAAGTGGTGCTGCTCGGTCGAGTGCAAAACGTGCACCCAGTGGAAGGACGAGCACTTTTGCAAGCCGCTGCAGTCGTTCGAACTCAACAAATTCAACGCcaccaaacagcagcagcagcagaatcagaagaagaaatga
- the LOC124337002 gene encoding uncharacterized protein LOC124337002: MAKLEFFSIHLSLSLLFSVWQTSAALSLEDQVKRLTENYVSLNEVVATKNVQLETKVMALETKVAALEAKNVELETKVQHHDILVEKFARLEIALQQAESQRTSQLSVKNSMPRTCREARAADPSLSSGMYWIDPDGQGVGDDPIYVYCDMAKGSTAIPHDSESPMDVGHCADPGCYSRTIRYNASSRQISALAELSAECHQSIKYDCNFAPLELNTITYAWWNDKNGNAKTFWAGGNTDVHLCQCGLDGNCVDSSTKCNCDSAAPVPLTDEGVITDKEVLPVTRLNYGRTQLETSSGIHQLGRFECTGQVAVTGIPTSCADLWRRGHTLSGLYSVVGAKMVERVYCDFTKLPDDAGFQRWIGFEDVKSSPTYFYVKKTSPFNQAGVPVPFEIVELNVGGAMNETTWIFTAPRPGKYFFSASGIAFLPSSTSKVALWIRLMKNGNPMSYGLADESNTSGEYETFSLQSTLSLQAGDQIWLEILQIDPGVTLHNSLNSYTHFNGFLIEEDISQSLATFV; this comes from the exons ATGGCTAAATtggaattcttttcaatccatTTGAgtctttctttgttattttcggTTTGGCAGACCAGCGCTGCTCTCAGTCTGGAAGACCAAGTGAAACGACTAACTGAAAATTAT GTAAGCTTAAATGAAGTTGTGGCGACAAAGAATGTTCAACTAGAAACCAAAGTTATGGCACTGGAGACCAAAGTTGCGGCACTGGAGGCCAAAAACGTTGAACTGGAAACCAAAGTTCAGCATCAC GATATTTTAGTGGAGAAATTTGCTCGGCTAGAAATCGCTCTGCAACAAGCTGAAAGTCAAAGAACAAGTCAATTATCCGTAAAAAATTCTATGCCCAGAACTTGTCGAGAGGCTCGGGCAGCGGATCCATCGCTGAGCTCCGGCATGTACTGGATCGATCCTGACGGCCAAGGTGTTGGGGATGACCCGATTTACGTCTACTGCGACATGGCAAAAG GATCGACTGCTATTCCACACGACAGTGAGTCGCCGATGGATGTTGGACACTGCGCTGATCCTGGATGTTATTCCAGGACGATCAGGTACAACGCCAGTAGTCGACAAATTTCAGCGCTGGCTGAACTTTCCGCCGAATGCCATCAGTCAATTAAA TACGATTGCAATTTTGCACCACTGGAACTCAACACCATCACATACGCATGGTGGAAtgacaaaaatggaaatgccAAAACTTTCTGGGCCGGTGGTAACACGGACGTCCATCTTTGCCAGTGCGGATTGGATGGAAATTGCGTCGATTCTTCCACCAAATGCAACTGCGACTCTGCCGCTCCAGTGCCATTAACCGATGAAG GAGTCATCACTGATAAGGAAGTTCTGCCCGTCACGAGACTCAATTATGGCCGAACTCAACTGGAAACTTCGTCCGGGATTCATCAACTAGGACGTTTCGAATGTACCGGACAAGTGGCCGTCACTGGAATACCAACTTCGTGTGCAGATCTATGGCGGAGGGGACACACCTTGAGCGGATTATATTCCGTCGTGGGAGCTAAAATGGTTGAAAGGGTCTACTGTGATTTCACCAAGTTACCAGATGACGCGG GTTTTCAGCGCTGGATTGGGTTTGAAGATGTCAAATCAtcaccaacttatttttacgtCAAGAAAACCTCACCATTTAATCAAGCTGGAGTTCCAGTTCCATTCGAGATTGTGGAATTGAATGTAGGAGGAGCCATGAACGAAACGACCTGGATTTTCACGGCACCTCGCCCaggcaaatattttttctctgcaTCTGGAATTGcatttcttccatcttctACCTCTAAGGTTGCTTTATGGATTCGGTTGATGAAGAACGGTAATCCTATGTCGTATGGTTTGGCTGATGAGTCAAATACCTCTGGTGAATACGAGACATTTTCTCTGCAATCAACTCTAAGTTTGCAAGCGGGGGATCAAATATGGTTAGAGATTTTGCAGATTGACCCTGGGGTAACACTTCATAACTCACTTAACAGTTACACTCACTTTAATGGATTTCTCATTGAAGAAGATATTTCCCAGTCACTGGCcacatttgtttga
- the LOC124337705 gene encoding protein fem-1 homolog C-like, which produces MVEAINVLDLVSQAVSQGSIAELNQIRKRNNWIAIPIRYVTQPLGQQGETALQSSVRNGHYDVVEFLVGELKYQIYPEWAKSIDKVPSYFTWTNLNFNKVLPPLVVQSPEMEVIRDIANQIPIVKVIEYLIDPASDEPCQWLEFVLNSIVASSASRTDKIVAFELMGVAFVFKPRNGVWRGVQCWEQAMALRYSTVGDQSAIPIIPDLAASSLFVDRKKLIASPTSLQKFKGEWRLGYNLLEAQTQALAVSQRIVNQCGQQQRTGIPYSFHLEHLMRYAYRCYIHENQLNCSLNIAMMILKQTDDFRSGSSLKCIRIFAETLDLLLECLKHQKLKIKKGVEDLSFANLLVVVKFGLAILLNVMLLSPVVRPTVDRWQFNVMDQIHRLILEHLGRCRNNPAEIQQLKDCLSPYFRANNLKRFTSLLHLAISQGTDGRQILPIIQLFLEAGADPTGIDTNGETPLHLLSENQDCFQSDPESYEQVFQALLDAGCCLGQSIPAGKTFLSILNGQKSKCVSKFRFHHYLDPLVNVVLPLACVCAKVIRHKQILFEGRLPPRLQSFVSRHSAMEGDIVINTG; this is translated from the coding sequence atggtaGAAGCCATCAACGTGTTGGACCTCGTTTCCCAAGCAGTTAGTCAAGGTTCGATCGCCGAATTAAATCAAATACGAAAGCGCAACAATTGGATAGCGATACCTATTCGTTATGTAACCCAGCCTCTGGGCCAGCAGGGCGAAACGGCCCTGCAGTCGAGTGTCAGAAACGGACACTACGACGTCGTCGAGTTCCTAGTCGGCGAATTGAAATATCAAATTTATCCCGAATGGGCGAAATCGATCGACAAAGTCCCGTCTTATTTCACCTGgacgaatttgaatttcaacaaaGTTCTTCCACCGCTCGTTGTCCAGTCACCCGAGATGGAAGTTATCCGCGATATCGCCAACCAAATTCCAATCGTCAAAGTCATTGAATATCTGATCGATCCGGCCAGCGACGAGCCCTGTCAGTGGCTGGAATTTGTATTGAATTCGATCGTGGCCAGTTCGGCCAGCCGGACGGACAAGATCGTCGCCTTCGAACTGATGGGCGTCGCCTTCGTCTTCAAACCGAGAAACGGCGTCTGGAGGGGAGTCCAGTGCTGGGAACAGGCCATGGCCCTTCGCTACTCGACAGTCGGTGATCAATCGGCGATCCCGATCATTCCCGATCTAGCGGCCAGCTCTTTATTTGTCGACCGCAAGAAGCTCATCGCTTCGCCAACATCTCTCCAGAAATTCAAAGGCGAATGGCGACTCGGCTACAACCTGCTGGAAGCTCAAACTCAAGCCTTGGCCGTCAGCCAGAGGATCGTCAATCAatgcggccagcagcagcggacgGGTATTCCTTATTCGTTCCACCTGGAACATTTGATGCGCTACGCTTATCGCTGCTACATCCACGAGAATCAATTGAATTGCTCGTTGAACATTGCGATGATGATCCTCAAACAAACGGACGATTTCAGATCAGGATCGTCACTTAAATGTATCAGGATTTTCGCCGAGACTCTGGACCTGCTGTTGGAATGTCTGAAGCaccaaaagttgaaaataaaaaaaggagttgaAGATTTATCGTTCGCTAATCTCTTGGTGGTCGTCAAATTCGGATTGGCCATTTTGCTGAATGTCATGCTGTTGTCGCCCGTCGTCCGACCGACCGTCGATCGGTGGCAGTTCAACGTCATGGATCAAATCCACCGTTTGATTTTAGAGCATCTTGGACGCTGTCGTAATAATCCAGCGGAAATCCAACAGCTGAAAGATTGTCTCTCGCCGTATTTCCGCGCCAATAATTTGAAAAGGTTCACCAGTCTTCTTCACCTGGCCATCAGCCAAGGGACGGACGGCCGTCAAATCTTGCCCATCATCCAGCTGTTCCTAGAAGCCGGAGCCGATCCAACCGGAATCGACACCAACGGCGAAACTCCGTTGCATCTTTTATCCGAAAATCAGGATTGCTTTCAATCCGATCCGGAATCGTATGAGCAAGTGTTTCAGGCTTTGCTGGATGCCGGATGTTGTCTGGGCCAATCGATTCCGGCGGGTAAAACATTTCTGAGCATTTTAAACGGCCAGAAATCTAAATGCGTATCGAAATTCCGTTTCCATCATTATCTGGATCCGCTGGTCAATGTCGTCTTACCACTGGCCTGCGTTTGCGCCAAAGTCATCCGCCACAAGCAAATTTTATTCGAAGGCCGACTTCCGCCGCGGCTGCAATCGTTTGTTAGCCGTCACAGCGCTATGGAAGGTGATATTGTTATAAACACGGGGTAA
- the LOC124336898 gene encoding protein timeless-like, with product MERRMTLSGHVPCLSLIPLGTCHSGKYYIDGECLVHLEEINIKLENEDPITRPLRCALAFLDILNKDLIPILINSQDQPSILNSTIKLLAELTTPLECLGMVGVATGSNQSSTATQQVVIYKLTQLLYNAKESFLDGGAMPAVLSHVCHTLEKEPLLSEDNISVNHSLLLIRNILHAPERPTQMADKRQDQQDQLVQILLAQGLDRILISLLACSQREQWMVTVVQLISLLYKDQPVEIILQLLDENCTHLEPEFYFDEQNQFDKTRRSSQQSTSSGFHSEDSNAPKMTSPKVTDSVMRKSNRRKSFSGSQSSKCGSSSSSASSQLGGTKCLKKSFKGSKKSEKILKKLSKCNKLGRRVEMIGNVVEYKPTDESNLNLLKGFTVNFIRQGYNTLVGQLHQQMLKQQGDAHLQLLDKSHFLWLISYFLPIASRLELSVEHLKNVLTIDVLCYLTWEAVCQTEELEIYAFQHSTFDLKPCVRRLHLCVKAIREYLKTLERFSRPSTSRNANAPGNYLITRLSGYVPAIRDLRQLFLLQLRQFNPVVQSRRYLLDVIATNHILLLALERSTGQSSRGSFDIGQHLTQFCSEMIVDRYGTALEDFKTNGSFVNDCILTLLHHVAGDLGRADLLCRPVILRPFTKIWAVEFNLRDDWNDLIELIINKSMRYFSHYRYTETLPSNPNNPQKIKDSASHSMDILPLKYSDEKTIEESTETNQWSYEVPDTNIKSLLIQLKDSGFQKQLDWIQSSLLSACAVRLGIYSGQEFRHPIYTLSFQMNLSCPLVPWTEVEASALRSELFLNLLFRIGLIPPSPQAVLYPRIPREWSPNTLYSVALLFGPIDQKRIDFDLTRVKKIELDHPYSSVNVQNVQRSSSHPFIIHDGVSHRKDSFLESKFPSAEIDISRQNSIDCVFDQHSPRPLDSISTTSSLEVHKMDSSDNEEMEVLLFVTD from the exons atggaacggCGGATGACATTAAGTGGCCATGTTCCGTGTTTATCTCTCATTCCGTTGGGGACTTGTCATAGCGGCAAGTACTACATCGACGGCGAATGTCTGG TTCATCTTGAAGAGATCAATATCAAATTGGAAAACGAGGATCCCATTACTCGCCCACTTCGGTGCGCCCTCGCATTCCTGGACATTCTCAACAAG GATCTGATACCGATTCTTATCAACAGCCAGGATCAGCCCAGCATTTTGAATTCGACAATCAA GTTATTGGCTGAACTTACTACACCCCTAGAATGCCTGGGAATGGTCGGCGTAGCGACTGGATCCAATCAGAGCAGCACGGCAACGCAACAAGTTGTCATCTACAAACTGACTCAGCTCCTCTACAACGCCAAGGAATCCTTTCTGGATGGTGGGGCCATGCCAGCCGTTCTCAGTCACGTTTGCCACACcctagaaaag GAGCCGTTGTTGAGCGAAGATAACATTTCTGTGAATCATTCGCTGTTACTCATTCGCAATATCCTGCACGCTCCCGAACGACCTACTCAGATGGCGGACAAACGACAAGATCAGCAGGACCAACTTGTGCAGATATTATTGGCCCAGGGACTGGATCGTATCCTCATCAGCTTACTGGCCTGCTCCCAAAGg GAACAATGGATGGTGACAGTTGTGCAGCTCATTTCTCTATTGTACAAGGATCAACccgttgaaattattttacaacTTTTGGATGAAAACTGCACTCATCTTGAGCCGGAATTCTACTTTGACGAACAAAATCAATTTG ATAAAACTCGACGATCTAGTCAGCAAAGTACGTCCAGCGGCTTCCACTCGGAAGATTCAAACGCGCCGAAAATGACATCACCAAAGGTTACGGATTCAGTGATGAGGAAATCCAatcgaagaaaaagtttttcaggaagtcaatcTA GTAAATGCGGAAGTTCGTCGTCTTCCGCATCATCTCAACTTGGCGGAACTAAAtgcttaaaaaa GAGTTTTAAAGGTTCCAAGAAATcagagaaaattttgaaaaagcttAGCAAATGCAACAAACTTGGACGTCGAGTGGAGATGATAGGCAACGTCGTCGAGTACAAACCGACGGATGAAAGTAATTTGAATCTCCTGAAAGGGTTTACCGTCAATTTCATCCGGCAAG GCTACAACACACTGGTGGGCCAATTGCATCAACAGATGCTGAAACAACAGGGCGACGCCCACCTCCAGCTGCTGGATAAGTCGCACTTTCTCTGgctcatttcttatttccttcCCATCGCCTCCCGGTTGGAATTGAGCgtggaacatttaaaaaacgtcTTAACTATTGATGTCCTGTGTTATCTGACGTGGGAAGCTGTTTGTCAGACGGAAGAACTAGAAATTTATGCGTTTCAACATTCAACATTCGATTTGAAACCGTGCGTGAGGCGCTTGCATTTGTGCGTGAAAGCAATTcgtgaatatttgaaaacacTGGAGAGATTTTCTCGTCCTTCGACGTCTAGAAATGCAAATGCACCgggaaattatttgattaCTCGACTGAGCGGTTACGTGCCAGCGATTCGGGACCTCCGTCAACTCTTTTTGCTCCAACTCCGCCAATTCAATCCTGTCGTTCAAAGTCGTCGCTATCTACTCGACGTCATCGCAACCAATCACATCTTATTGCTGGCGCTCGAACGGTCCACTGGGCAATCGTCACGCGGGAGTTTTGATATTGGCCAACACTTGACTCAATTCTGTTCGGAAATGATAGTCGATCGATACGGCACGGCCCTCGAGGATTTCAAGACCAACGGCTCATTCGTCAACGATTGCATCTTGACTCTTTTGCATCACGTCGCGGGCGATTTGGGCCGGGCCGACCTTTTGTGCCGGCCCGTCATTCTTCGTCCATTCACCAAAATTTGGGCAGTGGAATTCAAC TTGCGTGACGACTGGaatgatttgattgaattgatcATTAACAAATCAATGCGGTATTTTTCACATTATCGATACACGGAGACATTGCCTAGCAACCCAAATAATCCgcaaaagataaaagattCCGCTTCCCATTCGATGGATATCCTCCCACTAAAATATTCTGATGAGAAAACAATAGAAGAATCGACTGAAACAAATCAATGGTCGTACGAAGTACCTGACACCAACATTAAATCACTTTTGATTCAACTCAAGGATTCTG gATTTCAGAAACAACTGGACTGGATCCAGTCTTCATTATTATCAGCCTGTGCTGTTCGATTGGGGATCTACTCCGGCCAAGAATTCCGCCACCCCATATATACCCTgagttttcaaatgaatttgtcCTGCCCTTTGGTTCCCTGGACGGAGGTGGAAGCATCCGCCCTGCGTTCAGAACTCTTCCTCAATCTCCTATTTCGTATTGGCCTCATTCCTCCATCCCCTCAGGCTGTCCTGTACCCTCGTATCCCGCGTGAATGGTCCCCGAACACTTTGTACAGTGTCGCCCTCCTTTTCGGACCCATCGACCAGAAGAGGATCGATTTTGATTTAACTCGAGTCAAGAAAATCGAGTTAGACCACCCCTATTCATCTGTCAATGTCCAAAATGTCCAAAGATCATCTTCTCACCCTTTCATAATTCACGATGGCGTATCTCACCGTAAAGATTCGTTCCTGGAATCCAAGTTTCCTTCAGCAGAGATCGACATTTCTAGGCAAAATAGCATCGACTGTGTCTTCGACCAGCATAGTCCACGACCATTGGACAg TATCAGCACCACCAGTTCACTGGAAGTCCACAAAATGGACTCTAGCGACAACGAAGAAATGGAGGTCCTTCTGTTTGTGACAGATTAG
- the LOC124336954 gene encoding uncharacterized protein LOC124336954, whose protein sequence is MKTKIFNLLVDLVLFSPPLQSSTQCFFFIFPVNSVQSVSPYSYVIILNEERTMATTPTVFDLFYQAVIKGSLAELHDIRHHYSWKAISIELITGPHFNEGDTSLQVAVQCGHYDVVEFLVHQLKYHVTHAVCPQGKFAQSSNNKCPFSWDKLDYTRTLPSSFVLPSAAVSIVRDITGQVPIIKLIEYLVDVANDEPFWLEFVLNSFVTSSAITRPEKIVALELMGAAFIFKQILHTRRKSLCKKNPTETGPWRGLQCWKSAMIYRRIDDADGDPPISKIPYVFSEIASSAFGDTVEFMTLDELDLLEHQSTLHGSHQDWHLLCGPLVVQALLVSKRIFSQNGADAAGQQIDGPNSFHLDNLLHYGLYCKFHQQYSQAINVSLLILEHSKGFNPNSSPKCVKLFAETFDLMLVCLKRRQPPNSILKQELSSANLLAAAKFGIEIFTNMLPVPPMTLPERQLFDIIERTYFFISNWLPRLNQQEVEQLTEYLSRYIHLYNENSGVTSLLHVAIEMVDYHGGLSHYSTRHAVSIIQLLLEAGADPNATDRYGKTPLHFLAGKYSQDETSEAYFIIFQALLDAGVYLDPTALNGKTVLCMLKDRRTKHPTLGYPFDPFIDSLIGPESPLSSSPSTFKSI, encoded by the coding sequence ATGAAAACTAAAATATTCAATCTTCTAGTTGACCTCGTGCTCTTCAGTCCACCCCTGCAAAGTTCTAcccagtgttttttttttattttcccagtcAATAGTGTGCAGAGTGTTAGTCCCTATTCTTACGTAATAATTCTCAATGAAGAAAGAACAATGGCAACCACCCCAACTGTGTTTGATCTGTTTTACCAAGCCGTCATCAAAGGTTCATTAGCCGAATTACACGACATCCGCCATCATTATTCGTGGAAGGCCATTTCGATCGAGCTCATCACGGGCCCTCATTTCAATGAAGGCGACACGTCCCTGCAGGTGGCCGTCCAGTGCGGACACTACGACGTGGTCGAGTTTCTCGTCCACCAGTTGAAATATCACGTCACTCACGCCGTCTGCCCGCAAGGCAAATTCGCCCAGTCCAGCAATAACAAGTGTCCGTTCTCCTGGGACAAACTGGACTACACCCGAACATTACCGTCGTCGTTTGTTTTACCGTCGGCGGCCGTTTCGATCGTCCGCGACATTACCGGCCAGGTGCCCATCATCAAGTTGATCGAGTACCTGGTGGACGTGGCCAACGACGAGCCGTTTTGGctggaatttgttttaaattcgttCGTGACCAGCTCGGCCATCACTCGGCCGGAAAAGATTGTCGCCCTGGAACTGATGGGCGccgcttttattttcaaacagatTTTGCACACGCGTCGCAAATCGCTGTGCAAGAAGAATCCGACCGAAACCGGACCATGGCGTGGGCTGCAGTGCTGGAAATCGGCCATGATTTACCGCAGGATCGATGATGCCGATGGCGATCCTCCGATCTCGAAAATTCCTTACGTCTTTTCTGAAATCGCCTCGAGCGCTTTTGGTGACACGGTTGAATTCATGACGTTGGACGAGCTGGACCTGCTAGAACACCAATCGACGCTGCACGGATCCCACCAGGATTGGCATCTGTTATGCGGACCACTGGTCGTTCAAGCTCTGCTGGTCAGCAAGCGCATCTTTAGCCAAAACGGTGCTGATGCTGCCGGCCAGCAAATCGACGGGCCCAATTCGTTCCACCTAGACAATTTGCTGCACTACGGACTCTACTGTAAATTCCACCAGCAGTACAGCCAGGCCATCAACGTTTCCCTGCTCATCCTGGAACATTCCAAAGGTTTCAATCCCAATTCATCGCCCAAGTGCGTCAAACTATTCGCCGAAACGTTCGATCTCATGTTGGTGTGTCTAAAACGACGCCAGCCACCCAACAGCATCTTGAAACAGGAGCTGTCGTCGGCCAATCTCCTGGCGGCCGCCAAATTCGGGATCGAAATCTTCACCAACATGTTGCCAGTGCCACCGATGACTCTGCCCGAGCGCCAGCTGTTTGATATCATCGAgcgaacttatttcttcatttccaATTGGCTGCCCAGGTTGAACCAGCAGGAAGTTGAACAGTTAACCGAATATCTTTCGCGCTACATTCACCTGTACAATGAAAATAGCGGCGTCACCAGTCTCCTTCACGTGGCCATTGAGATGGTCGACTATCACGGGGGATTGTCCCATTATTCCACCAGACATGCGGTGTCGATTATTCAATTGTTGCTGGAAGCCGGAGCCGATCCGAACGCAACCGACCGGTACGGCAAGACTCCGCTTCATTTCTTGGCTGGCAAGTATTCGCAAGATGAGACTTCGGAAgcgtattttattattttccaggCACTGCTGGACGCTGGTGTGTATCTGGACCCAACCGCACTCAATGGGAAAACGGTTCTCTGCATGCTGAAGGATCGCAGGACCAAACATCCTACTTTGGGCTATCCCTTTGATCCTTTCATTGACTCGCTGATTGGACCTGAAAGTCCGCTCTCCTCTAGTCCTTCTACATTCAAAtccatttga